From a single Streptomyces liliifuscus genomic region:
- a CDS encoding PaaI family thioesterase, whose translation MDMTPLARSLLEPIPAHRTVGVEVLRAADGTAEIAADTPEGLTNVIGSLHSSGLVALVDAAGLGAIIAAAARPEDFQGVVPLGAAASLEFLAPARGRLVATCRLTDEARRVLRPLLDGQADRARFATSAEVTDAEGTLVCRGAFDWSVRRTAPPATRHHPE comes from the coding sequence ATGGACATGACGCCACTGGCACGCTCGCTGCTGGAACCGATACCGGCGCATCGGACCGTGGGCGTCGAGGTGCTCCGGGCCGCCGACGGCACGGCCGAGATCGCGGCGGACACCCCCGAGGGACTGACGAACGTCATCGGCTCGCTGCACTCCAGCGGCCTCGTCGCCCTGGTGGACGCGGCCGGTCTTGGAGCGATCATCGCCGCCGCGGCGCGTCCCGAGGACTTTCAAGGTGTCGTGCCCTTGGGAGCGGCCGCCTCACTGGAGTTCCTCGCCCCGGCGCGCGGGCGGCTCGTGGCCACCTGCCGTCTCACCGACGAGGCTCGGCGCGTCCTGCGCCCGCTCCTGGACGGACAGGCAGACCGGGCCCGGTTCGCCACAAGCGCCGAAGTCACCGACGCCGAGGGGACATTGGTGTGCCGGGGCGCCTTCGACTGGAGTGTCCGGCGGACCGCGCCCCCGGCGACGCGACACCACCCGGAGTGA
- a CDS encoding tripartite tricarboxylate transporter permease, whose protein sequence is MDALNSLMDGFGTALTPINLLWAAIGVLLGTAIGVLPGIGPAMAVALLLPVTYGLNPIGAFIMFAGIYYGAMFGGSTTSILLNTPGESAAVVAAMEGNPMAKSGRGAQALAAAAIGHFAGGLIGTILLVMLAPTVAELAVDIGAPDYFAIMVLAFIAVTSVLGSSRIRGLASLLIGLTIGLVGLDQMTGQQRLTFGSLQLADGIDVVIVAVGLFAIGEALWVAAHLRRSPGEPIPVGRPWLGRADVRRTWKSWLRGPFIGFPFGAIPAGGAEIPTFLSYVTEKRLSKHKDEFGKGAIEGVAGPESAASASAAGTLVSMLTLGLPTTAVAAVMLAAFQQYGIQPGPLLFEREPDLVWGLIASLFVGMVLLLALNLPLAPVWAKLLRIPRPYLYAGIMFFAAVGAYAVGGEVIDLVILLIIGLIGFGMRRYGLPVLPAVIGVILGPNAEQQLRRALQISDGSVTGLVNTPFAVTVYVVIVLLLAWPLIKKLVMRKRAEA, encoded by the coding sequence ATGGACGCCCTCAACTCCCTGATGGACGGGTTCGGTACGGCGCTCACCCCGATCAACCTGCTGTGGGCCGCCATCGGCGTGCTGCTCGGCACGGCGATCGGTGTGCTGCCCGGTATCGGCCCCGCGATGGCGGTCGCCCTGCTGCTGCCGGTGACGTACGGACTCAACCCGATCGGCGCGTTCATCATGTTCGCCGGCATCTACTACGGCGCGATGTTCGGCGGCTCGACCACCTCGATCCTGCTGAACACACCGGGCGAGAGCGCGGCCGTGGTCGCGGCCATGGAGGGCAACCCGATGGCCAAGTCGGGGCGCGGCGCACAGGCGCTCGCGGCCGCCGCCATCGGCCACTTCGCGGGCGGCCTGATCGGCACGATCCTGCTGGTGATGCTCGCGCCGACGGTCGCCGAACTGGCGGTGGACATCGGTGCGCCGGACTACTTCGCCATCATGGTGCTGGCGTTCATCGCCGTGACGTCCGTGCTGGGCTCGTCCCGTATCCGGGGACTCGCGTCGCTGCTGATCGGACTGACCATCGGGCTGGTCGGCCTCGACCAGATGACCGGGCAGCAGCGGCTGACCTTCGGCTCGCTCCAACTCGCCGACGGCATCGACGTGGTGATCGTGGCGGTGGGTCTCTTCGCGATCGGCGAGGCCCTGTGGGTGGCGGCGCATCTGCGGCGCAGTCCGGGCGAGCCGATCCCGGTGGGCCGGCCGTGGCTGGGCAGGGCCGATGTGCGGCGGACCTGGAAGTCGTGGCTGCGCGGACCGTTCATCGGATTCCCGTTCGGCGCGATCCCGGCGGGCGGCGCCGAGATCCCCACCTTCCTGTCGTACGTGACGGAGAAGCGCCTGTCGAAGCACAAGGACGAGTTCGGCAAGGGCGCGATCGAGGGTGTGGCGGGGCCGGAGTCGGCCGCGTCGGCCTCGGCGGCGGGCACGCTGGTGTCCATGCTGACCCTGGGCCTGCCGACCACGGCGGTCGCGGCGGTCATGCTGGCCGCCTTCCAGCAGTACGGCATCCAGCCGGGCCCGCTCCTCTTCGAGCGCGAACCCGACCTGGTGTGGGGCCTGATCGCCTCCCTCTTCGTCGGCATGGTGCTGCTGCTCGCGCTCAATCTGCCGCTCGCGCCGGTGTGGGCGAAGCTGCTGCGCATCCCGCGGCCGTACCTGTACGCGGGGATCATGTTCTTCGCGGCGGTCGGCGCGTACGCGGTCGGCGGCGAGGTCATCGACCTGGTGATCCTCCTGATCATCGGCCTGATCGGCTTCGGCATGCGGCGCTACGGGCTGCCGGTGCTGCCCGCCGTCATCGGCGTCATCCTGGGCCCGAACGCCGAACAGCAGCTCCGGCGTGCCCTGCAGATCAGCGACGGCAGCGTCACGGGACTGGTCAACACGCCCTTCGCGGTGACCGTGTACGTGGTGATCGTGCTGCTGCTGGCCTGGCCGCTCATCAAGAAGCTCGTGATGCGCAAGCGGGCAGAGGCCTGA
- a CDS encoding tripartite tricarboxylate transporter TctB family protein translates to MTTPTTEASPTPPADERRSWLRDHSELGVCVLLLALGALVLGDALTMDVEITQRGPVGPKTVPIVVGIGLLVIAALLAVDVLRGGRGEAEGGEDIDLSEPADWRTVLLLAGVFLGAAVLIEPAGFPVAGALLFWGAAFALGSRRFDRDPLIAAVLSLVTYVIFNNLLGVPLPGGPLMGVL, encoded by the coding sequence GTGACGACGCCGACCACCGAAGCCTCCCCGACGCCACCCGCGGACGAACGGCGCTCGTGGCTGCGCGACCACTCCGAACTGGGCGTCTGCGTCCTGCTGTTGGCGCTCGGCGCACTCGTCCTGGGCGATGCGCTCACCATGGACGTGGAGATCACCCAGCGCGGTCCCGTCGGGCCGAAGACCGTGCCGATCGTGGTCGGTATCGGGCTGCTCGTCATCGCCGCCCTGCTCGCCGTGGACGTACTGCGCGGCGGCCGCGGCGAGGCCGAGGGCGGTGAGGACATCGATCTGTCCGAACCGGCCGACTGGCGCACGGTGTTGCTGCTCGCCGGGGTGTTCCTGGGCGCGGCCGTCCTCATCGAGCCCGCCGGTTTCCCCGTCGCGGGCGCGCTCCTCTTCTGGGGAGCGGCCTTCGCGCTAGGCAGCCGGCGCTTCGACCGGGACCCGCTCATCGCGGCCGTGCTCTCCCTCGTCACGTACGTGATCTTCAACAATCTGCTCGGGGTACCGCTGCCCGGCGGCCCGCTGATGGGAGTGCTGTGA
- a CDS encoding Bug family tripartite tricarboxylate transporter substrate binding protein, whose amino-acid sequence MRLRTLLALFGAAVLVLVGPPLLTAGSDSATGTQIPGLRFMVPNTPGGGYDITARTAAKNAEDAELTHNIEVFNLPGAGGTVGLSRLVSEHGNGKLAMSMGLGVVGAVRSNDAPKTLADTTPIARLTEEQDVVVVGKDSPYKTIDQLVDAWKKDPGKLPVGGGSSPGGPDHLAPMLMAKAASIAPKDVNYIPFDGGGELLASILGNKVAFGVSGVGEYLDQIKAGELRILAVTGPERVDELAQAPTLKESGYDVDFTNWRGIVAPPGLSDAERDKLVRLVEELHDSPEWQKSMQQNGWDDAFLTGEKFGDFLDAQDKRVVSVLKELGL is encoded by the coding sequence GTGCGCCTGCGCACCCTCCTCGCCCTGTTCGGGGCCGCCGTGCTCGTGCTCGTGGGCCCGCCGTTGCTCACGGCGGGCAGCGATTCCGCGACGGGCACGCAGATCCCGGGCCTGCGCTTCATGGTCCCCAACACGCCCGGCGGCGGCTATGACATCACGGCCCGCACGGCCGCGAAGAACGCCGAGGACGCCGAACTCACGCACAACATCGAGGTGTTCAACCTGCCGGGCGCCGGCGGCACCGTCGGACTGAGCCGGCTGGTGAGTGAGCACGGCAACGGCAAGCTCGCCATGTCGATGGGCCTCGGTGTCGTGGGCGCCGTCCGCTCGAACGACGCGCCCAAGACGCTCGCCGACACCACCCCGATCGCCCGGCTCACCGAGGAGCAGGACGTCGTGGTGGTCGGCAAGGACTCCCCGTACAAGACGATCGACCAGCTCGTCGACGCCTGGAAGAAGGACCCGGGCAAGCTGCCGGTGGGCGGCGGTTCCTCGCCCGGCGGGCCCGACCATCTCGCGCCCATGCTGATGGCGAAGGCAGCCAGTATCGCCCCGAAGGACGTCAACTACATACCCTTCGACGGCGGTGGTGAGCTGCTCGCCTCGATCCTCGGCAACAAGGTCGCCTTCGGGGTGTCCGGTGTCGGTGAGTACCTCGACCAGATCAAGGCGGGCGAGCTCCGGATTCTCGCGGTCACCGGACCGGAGCGGGTCGACGAACTCGCCCAGGCGCCCACGCTCAAGGAGTCCGGCTACGACGTGGACTTCACCAACTGGCGGGGCATCGTGGCCCCGCCCGGCCTGTCCGACGCCGAGCGCGACAAGCTCGTACGCCTCGTCGAGGAGCTGCACGACTCGCCCGAGTGGCAGAAGTCGATGCAGCAGAACGGCTGGGACGACGCCTTCCTCACCGGCGAGAAGTTCGGTGACTTCCTCGACGCCCAGGACAAGCGCGTGGTTTCGGTACTGAAGGAGCTGGGACTGTGA
- a CDS encoding sensor histidine kinase gives MVATFRRQTLAGEMLVLQLAIVVVVLLAVAAVSLAQSEATFNRVEGRRVAALAEQLAANPLVRSQLVRPAPLEALAPLVNSTQTQSGVTSVTVTDADGRIVSSTNPTAIGDRLALGEGAAEGRGWSGPLTLDGSRQLVAQVPVLGATQQNLGQYLGTVMIGEADPTVWQRLNGASSYLLAYLGIASGLGLVGSWLLARRVKRQTLGLEPREIAGLAEHREAMLYGIAEGVIALDPQHRLTLANDMGRRLLDLPEDCVGQSLAELGIEGRLRDVLVGDRKGAPHERDEVVIRHGRVLVMNRMTVTKDGRLLGSVTTLRDRTELARLEREIGSFRSSSELLRAQAHEFANQLHTISGLIEIGEEDEVVCYIRALNQRRQSLDVTLSRRVRDTAVAALLMAKASLAAERKVRLRISDSTALDRLVPEDAGDVATVVGNLVDNAVDAASVAGVAGEADGHEAWVEVELRQDASSVEIVVRDSGPGVAPELAREVFLHGFTTKAAQEGERGIGLALTRLVCERHGGEISVTNTPEGAMFTARMTVSHLTDAVAEGAAR, from the coding sequence GTGGTCGCCACCTTCCGCCGTCAGACCCTCGCGGGCGAGATGCTGGTGCTCCAGCTCGCCATCGTCGTGGTGGTGCTGCTGGCCGTCGCCGCGGTCTCCCTCGCCCAGTCGGAGGCGACCTTCAACCGCGTGGAGGGCCGCCGCGTCGCCGCACTGGCCGAGCAGCTGGCCGCCAACCCCCTGGTCCGAAGCCAGCTCGTACGGCCCGCGCCGCTGGAGGCCCTCGCCCCGCTGGTGAATTCCACACAGACCCAGTCCGGGGTCACCTCCGTGACGGTGACCGACGCCGACGGCCGGATCGTCAGCTCCACGAACCCCACGGCGATCGGCGACCGGCTGGCCCTCGGCGAGGGCGCCGCCGAGGGCCGCGGCTGGTCCGGCCCGCTCACCCTGGACGGCAGCCGCCAGCTCGTGGCCCAGGTGCCGGTGCTCGGCGCCACTCAGCAGAATCTCGGTCAGTACCTGGGCACGGTGATGATCGGCGAGGCCGACCCTACCGTGTGGCAGCGCCTCAACGGCGCCTCCTCGTATCTGCTCGCCTACCTGGGCATCGCCAGCGGACTCGGCCTGGTGGGTTCCTGGCTGCTGGCCAGACGCGTCAAACGGCAGACCCTCGGCCTGGAACCCCGCGAGATCGCCGGACTGGCCGAACACCGCGAGGCGATGCTGTACGGGATCGCCGAGGGCGTGATCGCCCTGGACCCGCAGCACAGGCTCACCCTGGCCAACGACATGGGCCGCCGTCTGCTCGACCTGCCCGAGGACTGCGTGGGCCAGAGCCTGGCCGAGCTCGGCATCGAGGGAAGGCTGAGGGACGTCCTGGTGGGCGACCGCAAGGGCGCGCCCCACGAGCGCGACGAGGTCGTGATCCGGCACGGCCGGGTGCTGGTGATGAACCGGATGACCGTCACCAAGGACGGCCGCCTGCTCGGCTCGGTCACCACCCTGCGCGACCGCACCGAACTGGCCCGCCTGGAGCGGGAGATCGGCTCCTTCCGCAGCTCGTCCGAGCTGCTGCGCGCGCAGGCCCACGAGTTCGCCAACCAGCTGCACACCATCTCAGGGCTGATCGAGATCGGTGAGGAGGACGAAGTCGTGTGCTACATCCGCGCGTTGAACCAGCGCCGCCAGTCTTTGGACGTCACCCTCAGCCGCCGCGTCCGCGACACGGCCGTCGCCGCCCTGCTCATGGCGAAGGCGTCCCTGGCCGCCGAGCGGAAGGTGCGGCTGCGGATCTCCGACAGCACCGCTCTCGACCGGCTCGTACCGGAGGACGCCGGCGACGTGGCGACCGTGGTCGGCAACCTCGTCGACAACGCCGTGGACGCCGCGTCCGTCGCCGGGGTCGCGGGCGAGGCGGACGGCCACGAGGCCTGGGTCGAGGTCGAACTGCGGCAGGACGCCTCCAGCGTGGAGATCGTGGTCCGCGACTCCGGCCCCGGCGTCGCCCCGGAACTCGCCCGGGAGGTCTTCCTGCACGGCTTCACCACCAAGGCGGCCCAGGAGGGCGAGCGGGGCATCGGCCTGGCGCTCACCCGGCTGGTCTGCGAGCGTCACGGTGGTGAGATCTCGGTGACCAACACCCCCGAGGGGGCCATGTTCACCGCACGCATGACCGTCAGCCACCTCACCGACGCGGTGGCGGAAGGAGCGGCCCGATGA
- a CDS encoding response regulator: MKGTSGTPGTPRGPGTSVATDTIDVLVVDDDFMVARVHRTFVERVEPFRVVGVASTGEQAAHAVDELHPDLVLLDLYLPDVFGLDVIPRLRTSGHDCDVMVISAAREADTVRGAVRHGVVDYLLKPFEFEDLRARLERYAVQRGRLLATVVHGQADVDRVLAGSAVPASTPGTLPKGMSVETAELIERTLRTAEGTLSAAECATLAGISRVSARRYLEHFHTVGSADVTLRYGAAGRPERRYRFQG, from the coding sequence ATGAAAGGCACGTCCGGCACGCCGGGCACGCCCCGTGGGCCGGGCACGTCCGTCGCGACCGACACGATCGACGTGCTCGTGGTCGACGACGACTTCATGGTGGCCCGCGTCCACCGCACCTTCGTCGAACGCGTCGAGCCGTTCCGGGTCGTCGGTGTCGCCAGCACCGGCGAGCAGGCGGCCCACGCCGTCGACGAACTGCACCCGGACCTCGTCCTGCTCGACCTCTACCTGCCGGACGTCTTCGGTCTCGACGTCATCCCCCGGCTGCGCACCTCCGGCCACGACTGCGACGTCATGGTCATCAGCGCCGCCCGGGAGGCCGACACGGTCCGCGGCGCCGTCCGCCACGGCGTCGTCGACTACCTCCTCAAACCGTTCGAGTTCGAGGACCTGCGCGCCCGCCTGGAGCGCTACGCCGTCCAGCGGGGCCGCCTCCTCGCCACCGTCGTGCACGGCCAGGCCGACGTGGACCGCGTCCTGGCCGGATCCGCCGTGCCTGCGTCGACCCCCGGCACCCTCCCCAAGGGGATGAGCGTCGAGACCGCCGAACTGATAGAACGCACCCTGCGTACCGCGGAGGGCACCCTCTCCGCCGCCGAGTGCGCCACCCTGGCCGGCATCTCCCGCGTCAGCGCCCGCCGCTACCTGGAACACTTCCACACCGTCGGCAGCGCGGACGTGACGCTGCGCTATGGGGCGGCGGGGCGGCCCGAGCGGCGGTATCGGTTCCAGGGGTAG
- a CDS encoding DeoR/GlpR family DNA-binding transcription regulator, with product MSRDARWQALLELLVERGRLDVEEAAAELSVSAATIRRDFDQLAEQQMLVRTRGGAVVHGVSYELPLRYKTARHASEKQRIAKAVADLVVPGEAVGLTGGTTTTEVARALAVRSDLASGSPALTIVTNALNIANELAVRPQFKIVLTGGVARPQSYELVGPLADGVLGQITLDVAVLGVVALDVAHGAAATDEAEAAINRLLCERAERVIVAADSSKLGQRAFARICAAESVNTLVTDVAVSEEMVRRFEEAGVTVVAV from the coding sequence ATGTCGCGCGACGCCCGCTGGCAGGCACTGCTGGAGCTGCTCGTGGAGCGGGGCCGGCTGGATGTCGAGGAGGCGGCGGCCGAGCTGTCGGTGTCGGCGGCCACGATCCGGCGCGACTTCGATCAGCTCGCCGAGCAGCAGATGCTCGTACGCACCCGGGGCGGCGCGGTCGTGCACGGCGTCTCGTACGAGCTGCCGCTGCGCTACAAGACGGCCCGCCACGCCTCCGAGAAGCAGCGCATCGCGAAGGCGGTGGCCGACCTCGTCGTGCCCGGTGAGGCGGTCGGCCTGACCGGTGGCACGACCACCACGGAGGTGGCCCGCGCGCTGGCCGTACGCAGTGATCTCGCGTCCGGCTCGCCCGCCCTGACGATCGTCACGAACGCGCTCAACATCGCCAACGAGCTGGCGGTGCGGCCCCAGTTCAAGATCGTGCTGACCGGCGGCGTCGCCCGCCCGCAGTCGTACGAGCTCGTCGGCCCCCTCGCCGACGGCGTGCTCGGCCAGATCACCCTGGACGTGGCCGTCCTCGGCGTGGTCGCCCTCGACGTGGCCCATGGCGCGGCGGCGACCGACGAGGCGGAGGCCGCGATCAACCGCTTGCTCTGCGAGCGGGCCGAGCGTGTCATCGTGGCCGCCGACTCCAGCAAGCTCGGACAGCGTGCCTTCGCCCGGATCTGCGCGGCCGAGTCGGTGAACACGCTGGTCACCGATGTGGCGGTGAGCGAGGAGATGGTGCGGCGGTTCGAGGAGGCGGGCGTCACGGTCGTCGCCGTCTGA
- a CDS encoding SIS domain-containing protein, with translation MSHVESELKSQPECWVRAAGEAAVHGAVLPAAGERTAVVGCGTSWFMAQAVAALREQAGQGETDAFAASEFPHGRSYDRVVALTRSGTTTEVLDLLGRLKGHTRTVAITADPRTPVMEAADDVVVLDYADEKSVVQTRFATTALTLLRAHLGLHSDAVVADARTALAEPLPEGLVDCTQFTFLGRGWSVGLANEAGLKMREASLAWTEAYPAMEYRHGPISVTTSGTATWMLGEAPEGLAQQVRDTGALWVGGGLDPLAELVRAQRLAVAVAAARGLDPDQPRHLTRSVILTTP, from the coding sequence GTGAGCCATGTCGAGAGCGAGCTGAAGAGCCAGCCCGAGTGCTGGGTGCGGGCCGCGGGGGAAGCCGCAGTCCACGGGGCCGTGCTGCCCGCCGCGGGGGAGCGGACAGCCGTCGTCGGCTGCGGCACGTCGTGGTTCATGGCCCAGGCCGTCGCGGCGCTGCGCGAGCAGGCGGGACAGGGCGAGACGGACGCCTTCGCCGCCTCCGAGTTCCCGCACGGCCGCTCGTACGACCGGGTGGTCGCCCTGACCCGCTCCGGCACCACCACAGAGGTGCTCGACCTGCTCGGCCGGCTGAAGGGGCATACACGCACGGTCGCGATCACCGCGGATCCGCGAACTCCCGTGATGGAGGCGGCGGACGACGTGGTCGTGCTCGACTACGCCGATGAGAAGTCCGTGGTGCAGACGCGGTTCGCGACCACCGCGCTCACCCTGCTGCGGGCCCACCTCGGGCTGCACAGCGACGCCGTCGTCGCCGATGCCCGTACCGCGTTGGCGGAACCACTGCCCGAAGGGCTCGTCGACTGCACGCAGTTCACGTTCCTGGGGCGCGGCTGGAGCGTGGGGCTCGCCAACGAGGCCGGGCTCAAGATGCGCGAGGCCTCGCTCGCGTGGACCGAGGCCTACCCGGCGATGGAGTACCGGCACGGTCCGATCAGCGTGACCACCTCGGGAACCGCGACCTGGATGCTCGGCGAAGCACCCGAGGGGCTCGCCCAACAGGTGCGTGACACGGGCGCGTTGTGGGTCGGAGGCGGACTCGACCCGCTCGCCGAGCTCGTCCGCGCCCAGCGCCTCGCCGTGGCCGTCGCCGCCGCCCGGGGCCTCGATCCCGACCAGCCCCGCCACCTCACCCGCTCGGTCATCCTCACCACGCCCTGA
- a CDS encoding class II fructose-bisphosphate aldolase: protein MPLAAAGELVAGAAASRTAVAAFNVITLEHVEAVVAGAEVADAPVILQVSENAVKFRGGRLLPLAQAASAAAEHASVPVALHLDHVQSDELLRQAAGAGFSSVMYDAARLPYAENLAATRAAADWAHAQGLWIEAELGEVGGKPGQPPLDAHAAGARTDPAEARAFVAESGVDALAVAVGSTHAMTTRTAALDHDLLKRLAEALDVPLVLHGSSGVPDAELRAAVAGGITKVNVGTALNIAMTGAIRDYLTAHPEAVDSRKYLTVGRAAMAETVTRIIRVLGTTD, encoded by the coding sequence ATGCCTCTCGCAGCAGCCGGGGAGCTGGTCGCCGGGGCGGCCGCGTCCCGTACCGCCGTCGCGGCGTTCAACGTCATCACACTGGAACACGTCGAGGCCGTCGTCGCCGGGGCCGAGGTCGCTGACGCGCCCGTCATCCTCCAAGTCAGCGAGAACGCGGTGAAGTTCCGGGGCGGACGACTGCTCCCGCTGGCCCAGGCCGCGAGCGCCGCCGCCGAACACGCCTCCGTACCCGTCGCGTTGCACCTGGACCACGTCCAGAGCGACGAGCTGCTGCGACAGGCGGCAGGTGCCGGATTCAGCTCCGTCATGTACGACGCCGCCCGTCTCCCGTACGCCGAGAACCTCGCGGCCACCCGGGCCGCCGCAGACTGGGCGCATGCCCAAGGGCTGTGGATCGAGGCCGAGTTGGGTGAGGTCGGCGGCAAGCCGGGCCAGCCACCGTTGGACGCCCACGCGGCGGGCGCCCGTACCGATCCGGCGGAGGCGCGCGCGTTCGTCGCCGAGTCCGGCGTGGACGCCCTGGCCGTGGCCGTCGGCAGCACACACGCCATGACCACCCGCACCGCCGCCCTCGACCACGACCTCCTCAAGCGTCTCGCCGAGGCCCTCGACGTGCCGCTCGTGCTGCACGGCTCGTCCGGTGTGCCGGACGCCGAGCTGAGAGCGGCCGTCGCGGGCGGCATCACGAAGGTGAACGTCGGCACCGCGCTGAACATCGCGATGACCGGTGCGATCAGGGACTACCTCACCGCCCATCCCGAGGCGGTCGACTCACGCAAATACTTGACCGTGGGACGGGCGGCGATGGCGGAGACGGTGACCCGGATCATCAGAGTTCTCGGCACCACGGACTGA
- a CDS encoding phytanoyl-CoA dioxygenase family protein: MAHFVAHGSLRLDAVVPAEMNAEAIGFLGRGVPGVPYGSAVADAYPEGSFARRLLDIPAVAGALRSLVGPHPRVDHHAVHVRDPREGSAQPLHGDAIIDVRTDAFDVQLMYYPQDVTLDMGGTLSVPGSHLRRTNETDTGRYQNLLGQSRLVCPAGTVVFLHHGLWHGGRRNDSDAVRYMFKIRFNPAVRQRRLWDTSDLEDPRVAEELMTTFPWYEPATGRLEIYNRVLLWRSLTGDESFDLEHWVTRVSNRPQEEVA, from the coding sequence ATGGCGCATTTCGTGGCTCACGGTTCGTTGCGCCTCGACGCGGTGGTTCCGGCGGAGATGAACGCCGAGGCGATCGGGTTCCTGGGGCGGGGCGTCCCGGGTGTGCCCTACGGAAGCGCGGTGGCGGACGCCTACCCCGAGGGCTCCTTCGCCCGGCGGCTCCTCGACATCCCGGCCGTGGCCGGGGCCCTGCGCAGCCTCGTCGGCCCGCACCCGCGCGTCGACCACCACGCGGTGCACGTCCGCGATCCCCGCGAGGGGTCGGCGCAGCCGCTGCACGGTGACGCGATCATCGACGTCCGCACCGATGCCTTCGACGTCCAGCTGATGTACTACCCGCAGGACGTGACCCTCGACATGGGCGGCACCCTCAGCGTGCCGGGCAGCCATCTGCGGCGTACGAACGAAACGGACACCGGCCGCTACCAGAACCTGCTCGGCCAGTCCCGGCTCGTCTGCCCGGCCGGCACCGTGGTGTTTCTGCACCACGGCCTCTGGCACGGCGGGCGGCGCAACGACAGCGACGCGGTGCGGTACATGTTCAAGATCCGCTTCAATCCGGCAGTGCGGCAGCGACGGCTGTGGGACACCTCGGACCTCGAGGATCCCCGGGTGGCCGAGGAGCTCATGACGACCTTCCCCTGGTACGAGCCCGCCACCGGCCGGCTGGAGATCTACAACCGCGTGCTGCTGTGGCGGTCGCTGACCGGCGACGAGTCCTTCGACCTGGAGCACTGGGTGACCCGTGTCTCCAACCGTCCTCAGGAGGAGGTCGCATGA
- a CDS encoding AraC family transcriptional regulator — protein MRETRIHLGQPPVVANAGVGVHGVASRTDVFRLPELWQLHLYQYEAELTVDGTAHVIRPGRVSLVPPGTTVRYRYRGRSEHLYAHLRIAPAGPPHTVPVMQDAGPELPMLTGLLLQAVASVPGEPERTRAEIWTALWRIAHLAPAAERPGPHPAVTAAIAFVEANLAAPLTVPAVAHAAGVSHNHLTRLFRATTGGTVVAYIRRRRLDRAHHLLRASTLSIPAVAASVGIPDLQAFNKACRRELGASPRALRGETSAA, from the coding sequence ATGCGGGAGACGCGGATCCACCTCGGGCAGCCGCCCGTCGTCGCCAACGCGGGCGTCGGCGTGCACGGCGTCGCGAGCCGTACGGACGTCTTCCGGCTGCCGGAACTGTGGCAACTGCATCTGTACCAGTACGAGGCCGAGCTGACCGTCGACGGAACGGCGCACGTCATCCGTCCCGGCCGAGTCAGCCTCGTACCGCCTGGCACGACGGTCCGCTACCGCTACCGGGGCCGCTCGGAACACCTGTACGCGCATTTGCGCATCGCACCCGCGGGGCCGCCGCACACCGTGCCCGTGATGCAGGACGCCGGACCCGAACTCCCCATGCTGACCGGGCTGTTGCTCCAGGCGGTCGCCTCCGTACCGGGGGAGCCGGAGCGTACCCGCGCCGAGATCTGGACCGCTCTGTGGCGCATCGCCCATCTCGCCCCGGCGGCCGAGCGGCCCGGACCGCATCCCGCCGTCACCGCCGCGATCGCCTTTGTCGAGGCGAACCTCGCCGCCCCGCTCACCGTGCCCGCCGTGGCCCACGCCGCGGGCGTCTCGCACAACCATCTGACCCGGCTCTTCCGCGCGACCACGGGCGGCACCGTCGTCGCGTACATCCGGCGCCGCAGGCTCGACCGCGCCCACCACCTGCTGCGGGCCTCGACCCTGTCGATCCCGGCGGTCGCCGCGTCGGTCGGCATCCCCGACCTGCAAGCCTTCAACAAGGCATGCCGACGCGAACTGGGAGCGTCCCCGCGAGCGCTGCGCGGCGAGACGAGCGCTGCCTGA